Proteins encoded by one window of Sphingomonas ginkgonis:
- a CDS encoding P27 family phage terminase small subunit: MIAPIHLSDLAQLIFADLATMLEQELRSNPHYAQHVALLAQRLEQVQRYQAVLEVEGDTYETFTKTGRMIRARPEVAMLSDAMRQAQSLIGELMLNPSAALRIASGHKAEAGAFDDF, from the coding sequence ATGATCGCGCCCATCCACCTGTCGGATCTGGCGCAGCTCATTTTTGCTGACCTTGCAACGATGCTCGAGCAGGAGTTGCGGTCCAATCCGCACTACGCGCAGCACGTCGCGTTGCTCGCTCAGCGACTTGAGCAGGTCCAGCGCTACCAGGCTGTCCTCGAGGTCGAGGGCGATACCTACGAGACCTTCACGAAAACCGGACGGATGATCCGGGCCCGGCCCGAGGTGGCCATGCTCTCGGACGCCATGCGCCAAGCTCAGTCGCTGATCGGAGAGCTGATGCTCAATCCGTCGGCAGCACTTCGAATTGCCAGCGGCCACAAGGCGGAAGCCGGGGCCTTCGACGATTTCTAG